From Edaphobacter lichenicola, the proteins below share one genomic window:
- a CDS encoding EamA family transporter — MEAATDRPAWKTLLAFAIIYFVWGSTFLAIRIGVHEVPPFLFAAMRFIVAGLVLFGWMIAKGERLPDRRQWGSISLIALLIFVFDYGLLFWAEQRVPSGIAAVMMATIPVFMALSEIVFLRTQRLTVRLAFALLIGVGGVAVLMSHSLNLGGAAIETTGAAALIVGSLSWAVASVLSRVLPLPELKVMSSGAQMLTGGLLLAVVAAGLGEFRGFHPGSVSRGAWFALLYLIVAGSIVGFTAYVWLIHHESPTKVGTYAYVNPVVAVVLGYFLGGEGLGLRTVLGTAFVLVSVVLITTAKKQEWAAGAVELES; from the coding sequence ATGGAAGCCGCTACCGACCGTCCCGCGTGGAAGACCTTGTTGGCTTTCGCGATTATCTATTTTGTGTGGGGATCGACGTTTCTTGCGATTCGCATCGGCGTGCATGAGGTTCCTCCTTTTCTGTTTGCGGCGATGCGGTTTATTGTTGCGGGGCTTGTGCTGTTTGGGTGGATGATCGCGAAGGGAGAACGCTTGCCCGATAGACGGCAGTGGGGATCTATATCGCTGATTGCTCTGCTGATCTTCGTGTTCGACTATGGACTTTTGTTTTGGGCGGAGCAGCGTGTGCCTTCGGGGATTGCGGCAGTGATGATGGCGACGATTCCTGTATTTATGGCTCTGTCGGAGATTGTGTTTCTGCGAACGCAGAGGCTTACGGTTCGTCTGGCGTTTGCGCTGCTGATCGGCGTTGGTGGGGTGGCGGTTTTGATGAGCCACTCGCTGAATCTTGGTGGGGCTGCGATTGAGACTACTGGCGCGGCGGCGCTGATTGTGGGATCACTGAGTTGGGCAGTGGCTTCGGTGCTGTCGCGTGTGCTGCCGCTGCCGGAGTTGAAGGTGATGAGCTCGGGTGCGCAGATGCTTACCGGCGGATTACTGCTCGCTGTTGTGGCGGCTGGGTTGGGGGAGTTTCGCGGGTTTCATCCGGGGAGCGTCTCGCGTGGGGCTTGGTTTGCTTTGCTGTACCTGATTGTTGCGGGATCCATTGTTGGGTTTACGGCTTATGTCTGGCTGATTCACCATGAGTCGCCAACGAAGGTTGGGACTTATGCTTATGTGAATCCGGTGGTGGCGGTGGTACTGGGATATTTTTTGGGTGGCGAAGGGCTTGGACTGCGGACTGTTTTGGGGACTGCGTTTGTTTTGGTCAGCGTGGTGTTGATCACTACGGCTAAGAAGCAGGAGTGGGCGGCGGGTGCGGTTGAACTCGAGAGTTGA
- a CDS encoding DNA polymerase Y family protein, giving the protein MSAPLQPDRFHFLHIDLNSFFASVEQQLHPEYRGRPLAVVPTMADTTSCIAASYEAKALGIKTGTQVGEAKKICPDIILIAGNHADYAKYSHEIAQAVELACPVSHTPSIDEMVCELIGREQEPPRARKIALEIKQSIYKNVGEALRCSIGMAPNRYLAKIASDMQKPDGLIGLLPSQLPRAIAHLDLRDLPGVGARTEVRLNAKGITTMEQLLALDRNGMHKLWDSVWGDRLYHWLRGANTGDDGAPVSTGIQKSLGHSHVLAPEFRSHEGSWAVAHKLLHKAAMRLRMEKFYTNSLTVSIRFALTKEQTAHIKSKRHTSGIKHSGWAMEARFRECQDTLTLLEALRGVWAQRPQGGHFTKPFFVGVTLRNLIPEDEHQPELFADPNNRADLSATMDKLNLKYGHTTLHFAGMLPARESAPTRIAFTQIPVQYGVDYM; this is encoded by the coding sequence GTGTCCGCCCCCCTCCAACCCGACCGCTTTCACTTCCTCCACATCGACCTCAACAGCTTCTTCGCGTCGGTTGAGCAGCAGCTGCACCCCGAATATCGCGGCCGTCCCCTGGCAGTGGTCCCCACTATGGCCGACACCACCTCCTGCATCGCTGCCAGCTACGAGGCCAAAGCCCTCGGCATCAAAACCGGCACCCAGGTAGGCGAAGCAAAAAAAATCTGTCCCGACATCATCCTCATCGCCGGCAACCACGCCGATTACGCGAAGTACTCCCACGAGATCGCCCAGGCCGTCGAACTCGCCTGCCCCGTCTCCCACACCCCCTCCATCGACGAGATGGTCTGCGAGCTCATCGGCCGCGAGCAGGAGCCGCCACGCGCCCGCAAGATCGCCCTCGAGATCAAGCAGTCCATCTACAAGAACGTAGGCGAAGCCCTCCGCTGCTCCATCGGCATGGCGCCCAACCGCTACCTCGCAAAGATCGCCAGCGACATGCAGAAGCCCGACGGGTTGATTGGACTTTTACCATCGCAACTGCCGAGAGCCATCGCGCACCTCGACCTCCGCGATCTCCCCGGCGTAGGCGCACGCACCGAAGTCCGCCTCAACGCCAAGGGCATCACCACCATGGAGCAGCTCCTCGCCCTCGACCGCAACGGCATGCACAAGCTCTGGGACTCCGTCTGGGGCGACCGCCTCTACCACTGGCTCCGTGGTGCCAACACCGGCGACGACGGCGCTCCCGTTTCCACCGGCATCCAGAAGTCTCTTGGCCACTCCCACGTCCTCGCACCCGAATTTCGCTCCCACGAAGGCTCCTGGGCCGTCGCGCACAAACTCCTGCACAAAGCCGCCATGCGCCTGCGAATGGAGAAGTTCTACACCAACTCCCTCACCGTCTCCATCCGCTTCGCCCTCACGAAAGAGCAGACGGCGCACATCAAATCGAAGCGCCACACCAGCGGCATCAAGCACTCCGGATGGGCGATGGAGGCTCGCTTCCGCGAGTGCCAGGACACCCTCACCCTCCTGGAAGCCCTACGAGGCGTCTGGGCCCAGCGCCCCCAAGGCGGGCACTTCACCAAGCCCTTCTTCGTCGGCGTCACCCTCCGCAACCTCATCCCCGAAGACGAACATCAACCCGAGCTCTTCGCCGACCCCAACAACCGCGCCGACCTCTCCGCCACCATGGACAAGCTCAACCTGAAGTACGGCCACACCACGCTCCACTTCGCCGGCATGCTTCCCGCCCGCGAATCCGCGCCCACCCGCATCGCCTTCACCCAGATCCCAGTCCAGTACGGCGTCGACTACATGTAG